A single genomic interval of Mucilaginibacter robiniae harbors:
- a CDS encoding BT_3987 domain-containing protein produces MKKKIYIKTAALSVMIAAMSLLSSCLKDHRYVDFGGSQPLVEFPVAAYSGTFNTVGLVASTSTTPFTVTVNLASPTLLSTPVTVNLAVSQTALDAYNKANNTSYTILPSTAYTTSGLTLTIPANSRTGTLTVNVNTSAIPSTANYVLPLVISSATGATPDQYNTILYAIKVKNQYDGSYLANGTINIPPSTSRTWSSRSKTLATIDATTSETEAADLGTSSYIMRLKVNADNTVTVTPSPSSANQTLQNNGTCKYDPSTKTFTLNYKYVGASGDRTISETIKMQ; encoded by the coding sequence ATGAAAAAGAAAATATACATAAAAACAGCTGCGTTATCAGTTATGATAGCAGCTATGTCTTTGTTAAGTTCGTGTTTGAAAGATCATCGGTATGTAGACTTTGGTGGCAGTCAGCCCTTAGTTGAGTTTCCGGTAGCCGCATATTCTGGTACATTTAATACTGTAGGATTAGTTGCATCTACTTCTACAACGCCATTTACTGTAACTGTAAACTTAGCATCACCAACATTGCTTTCAACTCCTGTTACCGTTAATTTAGCCGTAAGTCAAACTGCTTTGGATGCTTATAACAAAGCTAATAATACCTCTTACACTATTTTACCTTCAACAGCTTATACAACTTCAGGGTTAACTTTAACAATTCCTGCTAATTCACGTACAGGTACATTAACAGTTAATGTTAATACATCTGCAATACCATCTACAGCTAACTATGTATTACCTTTGGTTATATCAAGTGCTACTGGTGCAACTCCTGATCAGTACAATACTATATTGTATGCTATTAAGGTAAAAAACCAGTACGATGGTAGTTACTTAGCAAACGGAACTATTAATATTCCTCCATCTACATCACGTACTTGGTCAAGCCGTTCTAAAACGCTTGCAACCATTGATGCTACTACAAGTGAAACTGAAGCAGCTGATTTAGGAACCAGCAGCTATATTATGCGTTTGAAAGTTAATGCTGATAATACAGTTACTGTAACGCCTTCACCATCTTCTGCTAACCAAACTTTGCAAAACAATGGTACTTGTAAATATGATCCATCAACCAAAACATTTACATTGAATTATAAATATGTAGGTGCATCAGGTGATCGTACCATATCAGAAACAATAAAAATGCAGTAA
- a CDS encoding four-helix bundle copper-binding protein: MENTKYESLIQTLWNCALACEHCATACLQEADVTPMAGCIKLDRDCADMCLQAARLLQRESDIALQYLLLCEEICRMCGDECGKHEHDHCQQCAEACRTCAEACHAHHQQITQS; this comes from the coding sequence ATGGAAAATACTAAATATGAAAGCCTGATACAAACTTTATGGAATTGTGCTTTGGCTTGTGAACACTGTGCTACCGCCTGCTTACAGGAGGCCGATGTAACCCCTATGGCAGGTTGCATCAAGCTAGATCGTGATTGTGCCGACATGTGCTTGCAGGCTGCCCGCCTATTACAACGTGAATCAGATATTGCATTGCAATACTTACTGCTATGCGAAGAAATTTGCCGTATGTGCGGTGATGAGTGCGGTAAGCATGAACATGACCATTGCCAGCAGTGTGCAGAAGCCTGCCGTACCTGTGCAGAAGCATGTCATGCTCATCACCAGCAAATTACACAAAGTTAA
- a CDS encoding IS1182 family transposase, whose product MGGKIVFKEYDPDQLTFLPYKLEELVPTGHPVRIVKQVVDTVDVKPINRKYKGGGASSFHPRLMLKLLVYGYLTNTYSSRKLEEQAAQNVHFMWLLGMKKPDHNTINRFRSEKLSGVLKQIFSQIVLLLEQEGIVSLKEAVFTDGTKIESAANKYTFVWGKNIKANKDKMKAQLDELWGYAQSIAAEELKDTAPLEYSEINPEKVKETISKINAALDDKEDVDKKVKQKLNYAKKHWPESLARYDEQEKLLAGRNSMSKTDPDATFMRMKEDHMLNGQLKPAYNLQISTQEQFILNYTLHQTSTDYQTLSSHIEQYQALYKDLPKAIVADTGYGSDENYGVLARKGIEAYIKYNTFDKEQKDGIKAFSNDSLHYNEAENYLVCPIGQWMAHIGNGQRVTSSGFVQLISRYRAQNCEGCPMRGVCHTTQGNRVVEINHSLRQHKQAAKERLNTEQGINLRKRRPADVEPVFAQLKHNHGFRRFLLKGMSKAEVEIGLLSIAHNLRKWKT is encoded by the coding sequence ATGGGAGGCAAGATAGTCTTTAAGGAATATGATCCAGACCAGTTAACGTTTTTACCGTACAAACTGGAGGAACTGGTACCGACAGGTCATCCGGTCCGTATCGTTAAACAGGTCGTGGACACGGTAGATGTCAAACCGATCAACCGGAAGTACAAAGGCGGCGGGGCATCAAGTTTCCATCCCCGGCTGATGCTGAAGCTGCTGGTTTACGGCTATCTGACCAATACTTATTCCTCACGCAAACTGGAAGAACAGGCCGCGCAGAACGTACACTTCATGTGGCTTTTAGGGATGAAAAAGCCCGACCACAACACCATCAACCGTTTTCGCAGCGAGAAGTTGTCAGGCGTCTTAAAGCAGATCTTCTCACAAATCGTGTTGCTGCTCGAGCAGGAAGGTATCGTATCCTTGAAAGAAGCCGTTTTTACTGATGGTACCAAGATCGAATCAGCGGCGAACAAGTACACCTTCGTATGGGGCAAAAACATCAAGGCGAATAAAGATAAGATGAAAGCCCAGCTTGATGAACTGTGGGGTTATGCGCAAAGCATTGCCGCCGAAGAACTAAAAGATACAGCGCCCTTGGAATATAGTGAGATCAACCCGGAGAAAGTAAAGGAAACCATCTCAAAGATCAATGCAGCCTTAGATGATAAAGAAGACGTAGACAAAAAAGTAAAGCAAAAGCTGAACTACGCAAAGAAGCACTGGCCGGAGAGCCTGGCACGGTATGACGAGCAGGAAAAGTTATTAGCCGGCCGTAACAGCATGTCAAAGACCGACCCGGATGCCACCTTCATGCGGATGAAGGAAGACCATATGCTGAACGGACAACTTAAGCCGGCCTATAACCTGCAGATATCCACCCAGGAGCAATTCATCCTTAATTATACCCTGCATCAAACCTCAACCGATTACCAAACCTTGTCTTCCCATATTGAACAATACCAAGCCTTATATAAAGACCTGCCCAAAGCCATTGTTGCCGACACCGGCTACGGATCGGATGAGAACTACGGTGTGTTAGCGCGAAAAGGCATTGAGGCTTACATCAAATACAATACGTTCGATAAGGAACAAAAGGACGGTATCAAAGCGTTCAGTAACGACAGCCTGCATTATAACGAAGCGGAGAATTACCTTGTTTGTCCGATAGGTCAATGGATGGCGCATATCGGTAACGGTCAGCGAGTCACTTCATCTGGTTTTGTACAACTGATCAGCCGTTACCGTGCCCAGAACTGTGAAGGTTGCCCGATGCGTGGTGTTTGCCATACTACACAGGGTAACCGGGTCGTTGAGATCAACCACAGCCTAAGACAACATAAACAGGCAGCCAAAGAACGGTTGAATACAGAACAGGGTATCAACCTCAGGAAACGAAGGCCGGCCGATGTGGAACCGGTATTCGCCCAATTAAAGCATAACCATGGCTTCAGACGATTCCTGCTGAAAGGGATGTCCAAGGCCGAGGTCGAAATCGGCTTATTATCCATCGCACATAACCTAAGAAAATGGAAAACCTGA
- a CDS encoding tetratricopeptide repeat protein, with the protein MGKFLLILTLLLPIWAFAQTSDAYLQAGNAKAKVKNYTGAINDFTKAIELKPDNVQAYFYRANARTNAGDYQNAITDYSKSIEFRPGNAEAFYYRANAYSNLKQYMNAIADYTNAIRLKPNIADLYHFRANAKANMKDDAGAIEDFDKAIALKPNEADLYKYRGVARSNISNYMGAILDYDHALHLRPTDSEVYYFRANAKASIKNYRGAIDDFNKTIALNPQNAEAFYYRANAKANSGDNAGAILDYNQAGKMNPKLAGLFHYLGNAQINVEDNRGAIATYTKAITSNPDNAELYLLRGVARNRTGDKKTALADFDKAIALKPDYAAAYSNRADARNDASNFEGAIADADTAIKLDSKSQRAYVVRGSAEASLKDTLNALHDFDLAIGLNPRDDYAYYARGNVKRDLKDYAGAVTDYTKAIELRSDNADAYLNRGNTRMRTRNLVGAAEDYQHLIDIAPKNEEAYVRLGNARNLFRDYQGAIQVYNEGIRINPKNSSFYVRRGVAKSNLGDTQGAVRDFNAAIKLDTASNEAYQNRGNLKAGYGDYEGATDDINRAIMLKANEEAYLFLGNLKADQNDYLGAIDNYNKALGITPTSVKAYNARGIAKSMIPDSVGAMDDFARALEIEPNNEEVFVAKATAKLNLQDSIGAIRDYNTAIDLNPNNSDAYLYRGIAKFKEQDYRGAVQDYNIAIQMLPGNKVAYLNRANAKMGSKDVRGAIADYTEAINLDSRNRAAYFRRGMARVSNAIDKNSGCLDLSKAGELGMKEAYEAIRKYCN; encoded by the coding sequence ATGGGGAAGTTTTTACTGATACTAACGCTTCTATTACCCATTTGGGCATTTGCCCAAACATCTGATGCTTACTTGCAGGCCGGTAACGCAAAAGCTAAAGTGAAAAACTATACAGGCGCTATTAATGATTTTACCAAAGCTATTGAACTAAAACCTGATAACGTACAAGCTTATTTTTACCGGGCCAATGCGCGTACTAATGCTGGTGATTATCAGAATGCCATTACTGATTATTCCAAAAGCATAGAGTTTCGGCCAGGCAATGCCGAGGCTTTTTATTACCGAGCTAATGCTTATAGTAATTTAAAGCAGTACATGAATGCCATTGCCGATTATACCAATGCAATACGCCTGAAACCTAATATAGCCGATTTATATCATTTTCGTGCGAATGCCAAAGCAAACATGAAGGATGATGCCGGCGCTATTGAAGATTTTGATAAAGCCATTGCGCTTAAGCCCAACGAGGCAGATTTGTATAAATACCGTGGTGTGGCCCGAAGCAATATCAGTAATTATATGGGGGCCATACTGGATTACGACCATGCTTTACATTTACGACCAACCGATAGTGAGGTATACTACTTTAGGGCTAATGCGAAAGCTTCCATAAAAAACTATCGGGGCGCTATTGATGATTTTAATAAAACGATTGCTTTGAATCCGCAGAATGCGGAAGCCTTTTACTACCGGGCTAATGCTAAAGCTAATTCAGGCGATAATGCAGGTGCCATATTAGATTACAATCAGGCTGGCAAAATGAATCCTAAATTGGCTGGTTTATTCCATTACTTGGGTAATGCTCAAATTAACGTAGAAGACAATCGCGGCGCTATTGCAACTTATACCAAAGCGATTACCAGCAATCCGGATAATGCGGAACTTTATTTATTACGCGGCGTAGCCCGTAACCGAACAGGAGATAAGAAAACGGCATTGGCTGATTTTGATAAAGCTATTGCCTTAAAGCCCGACTATGCAGCTGCTTATAGTAATCGTGCCGATGCCCGCAATGATGCCAGCAATTTTGAAGGGGCTATTGCCGATGCAGATACAGCGATTAAACTAGATTCAAAAAGCCAGCGGGCTTATGTGGTACGGGGTAGTGCCGAGGCTAGTTTGAAAGATACACTAAATGCGTTGCATGATTTTGATTTGGCCATTGGCTTAAACCCTCGCGACGATTATGCTTATTATGCACGTGGTAATGTAAAACGTGATTTGAAAGATTATGCCGGTGCTGTAACAGATTATACCAAGGCTATTGAATTGCGTTCTGATAACGCAGATGCTTACCTGAACCGGGGTAATACCCGTATGCGTACACGCAATTTAGTAGGCGCTGCTGAAGATTACCAGCACCTGATTGATATAGCGCCTAAAAACGAAGAAGCTTACGTACGTTTAGGTAATGCCAGGAACTTGTTTCGTGATTATCAGGGCGCCATACAGGTGTATAATGAAGGCATACGAATCAATCCTAAAAACAGCTCTTTTTATGTAAGACGAGGGGTGGCTAAGAGCAACCTGGGAGATACGCAAGGTGCTGTGCGCGATTTTAATGCTGCTATTAAGCTAGATACTGCCTCAAATGAAGCCTACCAGAACAGGGGTAACCTAAAAGCAGGCTATGGCGATTATGAAGGAGCTACTGATGATATTAACAGAGCAATAATGCTTAAAGCTAATGAGGAAGCCTACCTGTTTTTAGGTAATTTAAAAGCTGACCAGAATGACTACTTGGGTGCTATTGATAATTACAATAAAGCATTAGGTATTACCCCAACTAGTGTAAAGGCCTACAATGCACGTGGTATTGCCAAGAGTATGATTCCTGATTCGGTAGGCGCAATGGATGATTTTGCCAGAGCCCTGGAAATAGAGCCTAACAATGAAGAGGTTTTTGTGGCTAAAGCAACCGCTAAACTTAATTTACAAGATTCTATTGGCGCCATACGAGATTACAATACTGCTATCGACCTGAACCCTAATAATTCGGATGCCTATTTATACCGTGGTATAGCCAAGTTTAAGGAGCAGGATTACCGTGGGGCAGTACAAGATTATAACATTGCTATACAAATGTTACCTGGTAACAAAGTAGCTTATTTGAACCGTGCCAATGCAAAAATGGGCAGTAAAGATGTGCGTGGCGCAATAGCCGATTATACAGAAGCCATTAATCTGGATTCGCGTAATCGGGCTGCTTATTTCAGGCGCGGGATGGCGCGGGTCAGTAATGCTATCGACAAAAATAGCGGTTGCCTGGATTTAAGTAAGGCCGGAGAGCTAGGCATGAAGGAAGCTTACGAGGCTATCCGTAAATATTGTAATTAA
- a CDS encoding GlcG/HbpS family heme-binding protein — MDITLEQAEAVSTAAKQKAKEIGVPMNIAVVDAGANLKAFHRMDNAWLGSVDIAVKKAKTARFFDMPTGEIGKLSQPGGSLYNIEVSNGGLISFPGGIPIKNANGEIVGAIGVSGGSVEQDHEVATAGLAAFK; from the coding sequence ATGGATATTACATTAGAACAGGCAGAAGCGGTATCAACAGCTGCTAAGCAAAAAGCAAAAGAAATTGGGGTGCCGATGAACATCGCTGTAGTAGATGCGGGAGCTAATTTAAAAGCGTTTCACCGTATGGATAATGCTTGGCTAGGTTCGGTAGATATTGCTGTTAAGAAAGCTAAAACAGCACGCTTTTTTGATATGCCAACCGGCGAAATAGGAAAATTGTCGCAACCGGGCGGTTCATTATATAACATTGAAGTATCAAACGGCGGGCTGATCTCTTTTCCAGGTGGTATTCCTATTAAAAATGCAAATGGTGAAATTGTTGGTGCTATTGGAGTATCTGGTGGCTCGGTAGAGCAAGATCATGAAGTAGCCACAGCAGGTTTAGCGGCATTCAAATAA
- a CDS encoding IS1182 family transposase, which produces MGGKIVFKEYDPDQLTFLPYKLEELVPTGHPVRIVKQVVDAVDVKPINRKYKGGGASSFHPRLMLKLLVYGYLTNTYSSRKLEEQAAQNVHFMWLLGMKKPDHNTINRFRSEKLSGVLKQIFSQIVLLLEQEGIVSLKEAVFTDGTKIESAANKYTFVWGKNIKANKDKMKAQLDELWGYAQSIAAEELKDTAPLEYSEINPEKVKETISKINAALDDKEDVDKKVKQKLNYAKKHWPESLARYDEQEKLLAGRNSMSKTDPDATFMRMKEDHMLNGQLKPAYNLQISTQEQFILNYTLHQTSTDYQTLSSHIEQYQALYKDLPKAIVADTGYGSDENYGVLARKGIEAYIKYNTFDKEQKDGIKAFSNDSLHYNEAENYLVCPIGQWMAHIGNGQRVTSSGFVQLISRYRAQNCEGCPMRGVCHTTQGNRVVEINHSLRQHKQAAKERLNTEQGINLRKRRPADVEPVFAQLKHNHGFRRFLLKGMSKAEVEIGLLSIAHNLRKWKT; this is translated from the coding sequence ATGGGAGGCAAGATAGTCTTTAAGGAATATGATCCAGACCAGTTAACGTTTTTACCGTACAAACTGGAGGAACTGGTACCGACAGGTCATCCGGTCCGTATCGTTAAACAGGTCGTGGACGCGGTAGATGTCAAACCGATCAACCGGAAGTACAAAGGCGGCGGGGCGTCAAGTTTCCATCCCCGGCTGATGCTGAAGCTGCTGGTTTACGGCTATCTGACCAATACTTATTCCTCACGCAAACTGGAAGAACAGGCGGCACAGAACGTACACTTCATGTGGCTTTTAGGGATGAAAAAACCCGACCACAACACCATCAACCGTTTTCGCAGCGAGAAGTTGTCAGGCGTCTTAAAGCAGATCTTCTCACAAATCGTGTTGCTGCTCGAGCAGGAAGGTATCGTATCCTTGAAAGAAGCCGTTTTTACTGATGGTACCAAGATCGAATCAGCGGCGAACAAGTACACCTTCGTATGGGGCAAAAACATCAAGGCGAATAAAGATAAGATGAAAGCCCAGCTTGATGAACTGTGGGGTTATGCGCAAAGCATTGCCGCCGAAGAACTAAAAGATACAGCGCCCTTGGAATATAGTGAGATCAACCCGGAGAAAGTAAAGGAAACCATCTCAAAGATCAATGCAGCCTTAGATGATAAAGAAGACGTAGACAAAAAAGTAAAGCAAAAGCTGAACTACGCAAAGAAGCACTGGCCGGAGAGCCTGGCACGGTATGACGAGCAGGAAAAGTTATTAGCCGGCCGTAACAGCATGTCAAAGACCGACCCGGATGCCACCTTCATGCGGATGAAGGAAGACCATATGCTGAACGGACAACTTAAGCCGGCCTATAACCTGCAGATATCCACCCAGGAGCAATTCATCCTTAATTATACCCTGCATCAAACCTCAACCGATTACCAAACCTTGTCTTCCCATATTGAACAATACCAAGCCTTATATAAAGACCTGCCCAAAGCCATTGTTGCCGACACCGGCTACGGATCGGATGAGAACTACGGTGTGTTAGCGCGAAAAGGCATTGAGGCTTACATCAAATACAATACGTTCGATAAGGAACAAAAGGACGGTATCAAAGCGTTCAGTAACGACAGCCTGCATTATAACGAAGCGGAGAATTACCTTGTTTGTCCGATAGGTCAATGGATGGCGCATATCGGTAACGGTCAGCGAGTCACTTCATCTGGTTTTGTACAACTGATCAGCCGTTACCGTGCCCAGAACTGTGAAGGTTGCCCGATGCGTGGTGTTTGCCATACTACACAGGGTAACCGGGTCGTTGAGATCAACCACAGCCTAAGACAACATAAACAGGCAGCCAAAGAACGGTTGAATACAGAACAGGGTATCAACCTCAGGAAACGAAGGCCGGCCGATGTGGAACCGGTATTCGCCCAATTAAAGCATAACCATGGCTTCAGACGATTCCTGCTGAAAGGGATGTCCAAGGCCGAGGTCGAAATCGGCTTATTATCCATCGCACATAACCTAAGAAAATGGAAAACCTGA
- a CDS encoding SusD/RagB family nutrient-binding outer membrane lipoprotein has product MLAIAESSCKKNFLELSTNPNQPSVATPQLILTGALKTSAGIINGTGYTQYGNWMGYLSWSTSYQPNVALEQYTFTTADYNVFTPLYANISNYSALTSSTTEPYFQAIAKIMTVYDYQQLVDNYNNVPYFNAIQATSNLTPTYDSGSAIYDDLLKQLDASISLIQKASSSALNPGTSDVMFQGNMTKWLKFANTLKLRLAIRQSNISSKTSALKTAIAATSSIGYIDATFHAAVNPGYLSVDANGGQQSPFWISYGYTQSGTGQTNNLQYQANSYAVSFYSNDNDPRLTLAYQANASGNIVATPFGATSTTPAGQTGSKFGPGLLKSPTMDAIIMNSSEALFLQAEAVNAGYISGDAATLYKAGITASFTEFGVTNASAAAATYYAQSAIAYPTTGAAAQEKAIIVQKWAALNGYGFLEAYNEYRRTGYPDNIPLSVYPGANAPNQVTRILYPAIEYQTNAANVAAQGNIDRFTSKIFWAK; this is encoded by the coding sequence ATGCTTGCTATTGCTGAGAGCAGTTGCAAAAAAAACTTTCTAGAATTAAGTACAAACCCTAACCAGCCATCAGTTGCTACGCCGCAGTTAATTCTAACTGGAGCGTTAAAAACTAGTGCTGGTATCATTAATGGTACTGGTTATACACAATATGGTAACTGGATGGGCTATTTAAGCTGGAGCACAAGTTATCAGCCTAATGTGGCATTAGAGCAATACACTTTTACCACTGCTGATTATAATGTGTTTACTCCGCTATATGCTAATATTTCTAACTATTCAGCATTGACATCATCTACTACTGAACCTTATTTTCAGGCTATAGCTAAAATCATGACTGTTTATGATTATCAGCAACTCGTTGATAACTATAACAATGTACCGTATTTTAATGCTATACAGGCAACAAGTAATCTTACGCCAACTTATGATAGCGGCTCTGCTATATATGATGATTTGCTTAAACAACTTGACGCTAGCATAAGCTTAATTCAAAAAGCATCAAGTTCTGCTTTAAATCCAGGTACATCAGATGTAATGTTTCAGGGTAACATGACCAAGTGGTTGAAATTTGCCAATACGTTAAAATTAAGATTAGCTATTAGACAAAGCAATATTTCTTCTAAAACATCTGCCTTAAAAACGGCTATTGCAGCTACTTCTTCAATCGGCTATATAGATGCTACTTTCCATGCTGCTGTAAATCCAGGATATTTAAGTGTTGATGCTAATGGTGGGCAACAAAGTCCATTTTGGATTTCTTATGGCTATACTCAGTCAGGTACAGGGCAAACTAACAATTTGCAATATCAGGCCAACTCCTATGCAGTTAGCTTTTATTCAAATGATAATGACCCGCGTTTAACATTAGCTTATCAGGCTAATGCAAGTGGCAACATCGTAGCTACTCCTTTTGGGGCCACCTCAACTACACCAGCTGGACAGACAGGTAGTAAATTTGGGCCAGGTTTACTAAAATCGCCTACTATGGATGCTATTATAATGAATTCATCTGAAGCATTATTCTTGCAAGCTGAGGCCGTAAATGCTGGGTATATTAGTGGTGACGCCGCTACTTTATACAAAGCTGGTATTACTGCTTCTTTCACTGAATTTGGTGTTACGAATGCTTCTGCTGCTGCTGCTACTTATTATGCGCAATCAGCAATTGCTTATCCAACAACTGGAGCCGCAGCACAAGAAAAAGCTATTATCGTACAGAAGTGGGCTGCTTTAAATGGATATGGGTTTTTAGAAGCATATAATGAATACCGCAGAACTGGTTATCCTGATAATATTCCTTTATCTGTTTACCCTGGCGCTAATGCACCAAATCAAGTTACCCGTATTTTGTATCCTGCAATTGAGTATCAAACTAATGCTGCTAACGTAGCTGCTCAAGGTAATATTGACAGGTTTACTTCTAAAATATTTTGGGCTAAATAA
- a CDS encoding DUF6515 family protein, translating to MKKLNRYLVYVVISAITGLLATVPAEAQRGGGSHGGGGFHGGGGGGFSSRGGGGFGGGFRGNGGGGFAGRSNGGGFAQRGGGFASRGAFSNGGGVRGGFAGRSGFAGRQGFATGPGRGFSGFGARGGFAGRGGFSSRGNIYAGRSYFRNGVRGVYGGFGYRGGFNHYYRGFYGRYYGPRLGFYLNVLPYGYYPFYYGSDLFYYSGGYFYQPYNGGYQVVAPPVGAELNELPADAQPITIDGEQYYELNGVYYLPVQNNNGRVVYRVVGKDGELNTDQGGTYAYNGQVDQGQYGQPQQGGQMDQGSPADYPQVGDVINELPNNSRKVSVNGEKYFVSPDGIYFHEQRDASGKKIYVVASLPSDGGQQ from the coding sequence ATGAAAAAGTTAAATAGATATTTAGTTTACGTAGTTATCAGTGCAATAACTGGTTTGCTGGCTACCGTTCCAGCCGAGGCTCAACGTGGTGGAGGTTCTCATGGTGGTGGTGGCTTTCACGGCGGAGGTGGTGGTGGTTTCTCCTCCAGAGGAGGCGGTGGCTTTGGTGGTGGATTCCGCGGTAATGGTGGAGGCGGCTTTGCTGGGCGCAGTAATGGCGGCGGTTTTGCCCAGCGTGGTGGTGGTTTTGCTTCTCGTGGTGCCTTTAGTAATGGCGGTGGAGTGAGAGGCGGCTTTGCTGGGCGCTCAGGATTTGCAGGTCGTCAAGGCTTTGCTACAGGTCCTGGCCGTGGTTTTAGCGGCTTTGGTGCACGTGGAGGCTTTGCTGGTCGTGGCGGGTTTAGTTCAAGAGGTAATATTTATGCTGGTCGTAGCTACTTCCGTAATGGTGTACGTGGTGTATATGGTGGTTTTGGTTACAGAGGAGGCTTCAATCATTATTATAGAGGCTTTTATGGCCGTTACTATGGTCCGCGTTTAGGCTTTTACTTAAATGTACTACCTTACGGCTATTATCCTTTCTATTACGGTTCTGATTTGTTCTATTATAGCGGTGGTTATTTCTATCAACCTTACAACGGTGGTTACCAAGTAGTAGCCCCTCCAGTGGGTGCTGAGTTAAATGAATTGCCAGCTGATGCACAACCAATCACTATTGATGGTGAGCAATATTATGAGTTGAACGGTGTGTATTATTTACCGGTTCAAAACAATAACGGCCGTGTAGTTTACCGTGTAGTGGGTAAAGATGGCGAGTTAAATACCGATCAAGGTGGTACCTATGCATATAATGGTCAGGTAGATCAAGGTCAATATGGCCAGCCTCAACAAGGTGGACAAATGGATCAGGGCAGCCCAGCTGATTATCCGCAAGTAGGTGACGTAATAAACGAGTTACCTAACAACAGCCGTAAAGTGAGTGTAAATGGTGAAAAATATTTCGTATCGCCCGATGGTATCTATTTCCATGAGCAACGTGATGCCAGCGGTAAAAAGATATATGTAGTAGCCAGCCTTCCAAGTGATGGTGGTCAACAATAA
- a CDS encoding 3-ketoacyl-ACP reductase: protein MESLQGKTALITGAGKGIGKALAIALAHEGVNVGLLARTATDLEQLTAELQPLNIKTAIATADVADMEAVNIAVQKIQAELGFIDILVNNAGISTFGGFLDLEPTRFEEIIKVNLLGVYYTTRAVLPAMIEHKTGDIINISSTAGQRGAAVTSAYSASKFGLIGLSDSLMQEVRKHNIRVSTLTPSTIATDLAINLKLTDGNPDKVMQPEDFAEFIVANLKLNRRVFVKEAGLWSTNP, encoded by the coding sequence ATGGAATCATTACAAGGAAAAACCGCTTTAATAACTGGTGCTGGCAAAGGTATAGGTAAAGCATTGGCTATTGCCCTGGCACATGAAGGTGTAAACGTAGGCTTACTGGCTCGCACAGCTACCGACCTGGAACAACTGACTGCTGAACTACAACCCTTAAATATTAAAACCGCTATTGCTACTGCCGATGTAGCCGACATGGAGGCTGTAAACATTGCGGTACAGAAAATACAAGCTGAACTAGGCTTTATCGATATCTTGGTTAACAATGCCGGTATATCTACCTTCGGTGGCTTTTTAGATTTGGAGCCAACCCGTTTTGAAGAGATTATTAAAGTAAACTTGCTAGGTGTTTATTATACTACTCGCGCCGTTTTACCAGCTATGATTGAGCATAAAACAGGTGATATTATCAACATATCTTCTACAGCTGGTCAGCGTGGTGCCGCAGTAACCAGCGCCTATAGTGCGTCCAAATTCGGATTGATTGGGTTATCCGATTCGCTGATGCAGGAGGTACGCAAACATAATATTCGCGTAAGCACTTTAACACCAAGCACTATAGCTACTGATTTAGCCATCAATTTAAAACTAACAGATGGCAACCCTGACAAGGTAATGCAACCGGAAGATTTTGCTGAATTTATTGTAGCCAATTTAAAATTAAACCGGCGAGTATTTGTGAAAGAAGCTGGATTGTGGTCTACTAATCCGTAA